The proteins below are encoded in one region of Terriglobia bacterium:
- the tuf gene encoding elongation factor Tu (EF-Tu; promotes GTP-dependent binding of aminoacyl-tRNA to the A-site of ribosomes during protein biosynthesis; when the tRNA anticodon matches the mRNA codon, GTP hydrolysis results; the inactive EF-Tu-GDP leaves the ribosome and release of GDP is promoted by elongation factor Ts; many prokaryotes have two copies of the gene encoding EF-Tu) gives EMVMPGDNVSLAIELITPVALEKGLRFAIREGGRTVGAGTVAEIIA, from the coding sequence TGGAGATGGTGATGCCGGGGGACAATGTGAGCCTGGCGATCGAATTGATCACGCCGGTGGCGTTGGAAAAGGGGCTGCGGTTCGCCATTCGTGAAGGCGGACGTACGGTCGGCGCCGGTACGGTTGCGGAGATTATTGCCTAA